From one Acidimicrobiales bacterium genomic stretch:
- a CDS encoding MarR family transcriptional regulator, with protein sequence MTAEPTAATPPPAGARPGKSEVDAVDDELAARLRLSVMRLARRLRQQADADVTASQLSALSSLARRGPLTLGELSAAERVKPPTMTRIVASLEDLGLVTRSADPADRRVARVAVSADGLRFIDRSRHRKDAYLAARMGALTPADQAILAAAADALEHLLEVPE encoded by the coding sequence GTGACCGCCGAACCGACCGCAGCGACGCCCCCTCCGGCCGGCGCCAGGCCCGGCAAGTCCGAGGTCGACGCGGTCGATGACGAGCTGGCCGCCCGCCTTCGCCTCTCGGTGATGCGGTTGGCCCGGCGCCTCCGCCAGCAGGCCGACGCCGACGTCACCGCCTCCCAGCTGTCGGCGCTGTCGTCGCTGGCTCGACGCGGACCGCTCACCCTGGGAGAGCTGTCGGCGGCCGAGCGGGTGAAGCCCCCCACCATGACCCGCATCGTGGCTTCCCTCGAGGACCTGGGTCTGGTGACCCGCAGCGCCGACCCGGCCGACCGGCGGGTGGCGCGCGTGGCCGTGTCGGCCGACGGCCTGCGTTTCATCGACCGCAGCCGCCACCGCAAGGACGCCTACCTGGCCGCTCGCATGGGAGCGCTCACCCCTGCCGACCAAGCCATCCTGGCCGCCGCCGCCGACGCCCTGGAGCACCTGCTGGAGGTGCCCGAGTGA